Below is a window of Candidatus Rickettsiella isopodorum DNA.
TAATAATTTCTCTTCTTCCGCTTCAAAGCTACGAATACCGATTAAAACCAAATGTTTCGGATCTATTTTAGGATAAGGTATTGAGATGTGTGTTAGCGATGTGTCACCATAACCCAGTAGAACTGCTAGTGGCATACCATGAATGTTACCTGTGGAAGTCGTTTCAAAGGTATGACTATCCATATGCGCATCAATCCAAATCAATCCCAAATTGCTTTGTTGTTGTTTTTCCAGTGCAGCTACCACGCCACTCCAAGTTCCTATCGCACAGGAATGGTCGCCCCCAAATACAACAAAACGTTTATTTTGTTGGGTTAAATCAAAAGTTATGGTAGATAATTCGGTATTGAGCTCTACTACGCGCTGCAATCTATTGTTTTTATTGCCACTCCGCGGCACTAACATAGCTTGCCAATGACTTGGTAAATGTTGTTCGGATAGTTGTTGCTCTAAGGCATGATTTTGCAGTTGTAACGGACCTTCTGCACAACCTACGTCATTCGCGGCCATACCGGATGCATACCCAATTAGGGATAGTGATGTTGTCATAGTATTTTAAACCTCTTGTTTTTATTGTTGATTCAAACATTTCTCGACAAAAATAAAAATAAGCATCGATAAGATTAAGCCAATCATTTAAAGAACTTTACCATTACCCTTATCTATAAAATTTATAACTTAATCTATTGTTTTTAGCAATATAGATTTTGTAAAGAAACTGGAAGCTTTCAAGCTTATTTTTTCAATGTAAACTTGATATATCTGAAAAGACGACTAACAATAGATCTATGCAACCCCTTGCTCCACTTATTAAAGATCTTGCTGTCATACTAGGCGTAGCTAGTTTAGTCACGCTTTTATTTCAAAAAATAAGACAACCCGTCGTATTGGGCTATCTATTATCCGGCATTATTGTCGGCCCTCATGTTCCTCCCTATGACCTGGTTACCGATGTGCCCAGTTTGCACACGCTATCTGAATTAGGTGTTATCTTTTTGATGTTTTCATTGGGTTTAGATTTTAGTTTTCATAAACTTAAACGAGTCGGAACACCGGCTATCATTACTGGTTTATTTGAAGTACTGATAGTTTTATTGATTGGTTTTTTATTAGGCAAAATTTTAGGTTGGTCTATTTACGATTGTATTTTTTTAGGTGCCGCACTTTCCATCTCATCCACCACTATCATCATCAAAGCCATGGAAGAATTGGGTTTAAAAAACAAACACTTTGCTGAATTGGTATTTGGCGTGTTGATAGTTGAGGACCTGTTAGCCATTTTATTGCTTGCCGGGCTCTCTATTGTAGTCGGTACACACGCAATTATTTCTGCCACACTCGCAGACTCAGCAATTAAGCTTTTTATAGTTGTCGGTAGTTGGTTTTTGATCGGTTACTTTTTAATTCCCACTTTGATTCGAAAATTAGTCGATGTTGCCAATCAAGAAACCTTAACTATCGTCTCCGTCGCTTTATGTTTAATATTAGTTTGTATTGCTGCCTACTTTGGTTATTCCACCGCTTTAGGTGCCTTTATTATGGGTTCTATTTTAGCTGAAACAGATTTAATTCAGTTTATTGAACAATATATGCGACCTATCCGTGATATTTTTGCGGCAGTATTTTTCATTTCGGTGGGAATGCTTATCGATCCGAGTATCATCATGCAAAATATTTGGATAGTCGTACTAATTTCCATCATCACTATTATTGCTAAAATTTTTGCTACTGGCACCGGTGCTTTAGCGGCAGGACAAAGTTTAACCACTTCGGTACGCACAGGTTTTAGTATGGCGCAAATTGGTGAGTTTTCTTTTATTATCGCCGGATTAGGACTGACATTACAGGTAACCCGCCCGGCTCTCTTCCCGATTATCATTGCCGTATCGGCTGTTACGACCTTTACGACACCCTATCTCATCATGTCTTCGGCTCCTCTAAGTAAACTTTTAGAAAAAAATCTTCCTATGCACGCAAAAGAACTATTAAGCCATTACACCATACTCATTCATCGCTACCTAAGACTGAAGAAAAAACGTGTTA
It encodes the following:
- a CDS encoding arginase; translated protein: MTTSLSLIGYASGMAANDVGCAEGPLQLQNHALEQQLSEQHLPSHWQAMLVPRSGNKNNRLQRVVELNTELSTITFDLTQQNKRFVVFGGDHSCAIGTWSGVVAALEKQQQSNLGLIWIDAHMDSHTFETTSTGNIHGMPLAVLLGYGDTSLTHISIPYPKIDPKHLVLIGIRSFEAEEEKLLERLGVRIYNMEVIEKRGLETVFAEAIAYVKKNCLRFGVSLDLDGIDPFDAPGVGVPEADGISGKNLCQALTQLRQESLLIGVEVVEYNPYHDQNHKTERLIKEILLSIFGV
- a CDS encoding cation:proton antiporter; translation: MQPLAPLIKDLAVILGVASLVTLLFQKIRQPVVLGYLLSGIIVGPHVPPYDLVTDVPSLHTLSELGVIFLMFSLGLDFSFHKLKRVGTPAIITGLFEVLIVLLIGFLLGKILGWSIYDCIFLGAALSISSTTIIIKAMEELGLKNKHFAELVFGVLIVEDLLAILLLAGLSIVVGTHAIISATLADSAIKLFIVVGSWFLIGYFLIPTLIRKLVDVANQETLTIVSVALCLILVCIAAYFGYSTALGAFIMGSILAETDLIQFIEQYMRPIRDIFAAVFFISVGMLIDPSIIMQNIWIVVLISIITIIAKIFATGTGALAAGQSLTTSVRTGFSMAQIGEFSFIIAGLGLTLQVTRPALFPIIIAVSAVTTFTTPYLIMSSAPLSKLLEKNLPMHAKELLSHYTILIHRYLRLKKKRVMYSQYITRLLINSVMVAIIFSLSEKWIFPKISEWIIKTYWVNTLSCLVALLLASPFIWGMIFAYRAFPHRRHTAIKPIIALGWIFTLTVITTLAITYFHTWSIILLLIIIAFTLFSLLHKPLQKFYPWLEKRFLANIKTPSIQETSKDELTAWGINLKGTNIQNNYYFINKTLQELNLAQQFGIHVIALYRGPKIILTPAHHEKIRLYDKLFILGSDEQIDTFSQLLQITTYQEELELYNYLELKTFLLDKTHPFIGLSIAEAMQKNHIDGIVLGMERKGVRKINPSKNIILHKEDLLIVLVYKAST